From a single Candidatus Omnitrophota bacterium genomic region:
- a CDS encoding lysophospholipid acyltransferase family protein produces MCELLIYRLGQFLALALPLNAVYAVAAFLAKLQYSFSRKDRLTVYGNLRAIFPDKDEEEIARIAKEVFVNFAKYLVDFFRFEKVDKKFLAEKVKVTGRENLDQSLKEGKGVIALSAHIGNYELGGAVISLLGYRFNAVALDHDNKLINDFFIGQRARTGVQVISLRSALRSCFEALDRGEVLALLGDRDFSNHGIVTNFFGKRTMIPKGPAAFSVKIGVPIVPGFLLRMPDDTFELIFDRPISYRAIGNREADEKKVTGLCVKVIEDYIRRYPSQWYMFRRFWL; encoded by the coding sequence ATGTGCGAACTCCTGATATACAGGTTAGGACAATTCCTGGCGCTGGCCCTGCCGCTTAATGCGGTATACGCTGTCGCGGCCTTCCTGGCGAAGCTGCAGTATTCTTTTTCGCGGAAAGACCGGCTTACAGTATACGGGAACCTGCGCGCCATATTCCCCGATAAAGACGAGGAGGAGATCGCCCGGATCGCGAAAGAAGTATTCGTTAATTTCGCCAAATATCTGGTGGATTTTTTCCGGTTCGAAAAGGTCGACAAGAAGTTCCTTGCCGAAAAGGTAAAGGTCACGGGCCGTGAGAACCTGGACCAATCCCTTAAAGAAGGAAAGGGCGTCATAGCGCTGTCGGCCCACATCGGGAACTACGAACTGGGCGGCGCGGTGATATCGCTTTTAGGTTACCGGTTTAATGCCGTGGCTCTTGACCACGATAACAAGCTGATAAACGATTTTTTCATAGGGCAAAGAGCGCGCACAGGCGTACAGGTCATATCCCTCAGATCGGCCTTGAGGAGCTGTTTCGAGGCGCTGGACAGGGGAGAGGTACTCGCTTTACTGGGTGACAGGGATTTTTCAAATCACGGCATAGTCACCAATTTTTTCGGGAAGAGGACGATGATCCCGAAGGGCCCGGCTGCCTTTTCCGTTAAGATCGGGGTCCCTATCGTGCCCGGCTTTTTGCTCAGGATGCCGGATGATACCTTCGAGCTGATATTCGATAGACCCATATCATACCGCGCCATCGGGAACCGCGAAGCGGATGAAAAGAAAGTCACCGGCCTTTGCGTAAAGGTCATCGAGGATTATATAAGAAGATATCCGTCGCAATGGTATATGTTCAGGAGGTTCTGGCTGTGA
- a CDS encoding glycosyltransferase family 2 protein, producing MRGFVIIPAFNEEMRIGHIVGEAKAKGLDCIVIDDGSADKTKEEAKDAGADVICHTKNLGKGVSLRDGFKKALEKGCDFVITMDGDGQHHPGELEGFVRAAEKSGAAVILGNRMGDPKGMPLKRKLTNWVMSSFISLIAGQRMPDTQCGYRLIRAEVLKAVPLTTDKYEIESELLIGASKAGFKIESIPIKSIYGGEKSQIHPFVDTIRFLSFIIKTAFKK from the coding sequence GTGAGAGGTTTCGTAATAATTCCCGCGTTTAATGAGGAGATGCGTATCGGACATATCGTGGGAGAGGCCAAAGCCAAGGGCCTCGATTGCATAGTGATAGACGACGGCTCAGCCGATAAGACCAAAGAAGAGGCAAAGGATGCAGGCGCCGATGTCATCTGCCATACGAAGAACCTCGGCAAGGGTGTGTCGCTGAGGGATGGTTTCAAGAAAGCCCTGGAAAAAGGCTGCGATTTTGTGATAACGATGGACGGCGACGGACAACACCACCCGGGCGAGCTGGAAGGTTTCGTCAGGGCAGCCGAAAAAAGCGGCGCGGCCGTTATCCTCGGGAACAGGATGGGCGATCCTAAAGGCATGCCGCTCAAAAGAAAGCTCACCAATTGGGTGATGTCGAGCTTCATCTCCCTGATCGCCGGCCAGAGGATGCCGGATACGCAGTGCGGGTACAGGCTCATAAGGGCGGAAGTCCTGAAAGCCGTGCCTCTTACCACAGATAAATACGAGATAGAGTCGGAGCTCCTGATAGGCGCCTCGAAGGCGGGTTTCAAGATCGAATCAATTCCCATAAAGTCCATCTATGGGGGAGAGAAGAGCCAGATACACCCGTTCGTAGATACCATCCGTTTCTTATCCTTCATAATAAAAACGGCCTTCAAAAAATGA
- a CDS encoding protein-L-isoaspartate(D-aspartate) O-methyltransferase: MVEGQLIPRGIMDAAVLTAMRKVPRHLFTSGKSLENSYADYPLPVGEGQTISQPYMVALMTQCLELKGGGKVLEIGTGSGYQAAILREIAAEVYSVERYDTLAQKARELLDGLGYKDIKIKVGDGTEGWDEFAPYDGIIVTAGAPSVPAPLVEQLAEGGIMVIPVGGAFSQELLLIRKNQGEITQEIICGCTFVPLVGKYGWQE, encoded by the coding sequence ATGGTCGAAGGTCAGCTGATACCGCGCGGGATAATGGATGCGGCGGTCTTGACTGCCATGAGGAAAGTCCCGCGCCACCTTTTTACTTCCGGTAAAAGCCTCGAAAACTCCTATGCCGATTATCCTCTGCCTGTAGGCGAGGGCCAGACGATCTCCCAGCCCTATATGGTCGCCCTGATGACGCAATGTCTCGAGCTTAAAGGCGGGGGAAAAGTGCTTGAGATAGGGACCGGCTCGGGTTACCAGGCGGCGATATTGCGGGAGATAGCCGCGGAAGTCTATTCGGTCGAGCGGTATGACACATTGGCGCAAAAGGCGCGGGAGCTCCTGGACGGGCTCGGTTATAAGGATATAAAAATAAAAGTAGGCGACGGCACCGAAGGGTGGGACGAATTTGCCCCCTATGACGGGATAATCGTTACCGCCGGAGCGCCGTCGGTCCCCGCGCCTCTCGTTGAGCAGTTAGCCGAGGGAGGGATAATGGTGATCCCGGTCGGCGGGGCGTTCAGCCAGGAACTCCTGCTCATCAGGAAAAATCAGGGCGAGATAACGCAGGAAATCATCTGCGGCTGCACCTTTGTGCCGCTTGTGGGCAAATACGGGTGGCAGGAATAA
- the cobU gene encoding bifunctional adenosylcobinamide kinase/adenosylcobinamide-phosphate guanylyltransferase produces MSELVLVTGGVRSGKSSYAQTIAAASGAKVFYIATAEALDVDMKKRIGAHKRSRSKSWATVEEPIRLVKAIDSLPAENITVILDCLTLFISNLIHKGLTDAQVYSEIKKIIIALRKKAGLSIIVTNEVGSGIVPENRLSRRFRDLQGRVNQITAKEADRVCLLVSGIPLQVK; encoded by the coding sequence ATGTCTGAATTGGTATTGGTAACCGGAGGCGTCCGGTCCGGCAAGTCTTCTTACGCGCAAACGATCGCCGCGGCATCAGGCGCGAAGGTCTTCTATATCGCGACAGCCGAAGCGCTGGATGTCGATATGAAGAAGAGGATAGGCGCTCACAAAAGGTCCCGCTCCAAATCCTGGGCCACCGTAGAAGAGCCCATCCGTCTAGTTAAAGCGATCGATTCACTGCCCGCGGAGAATATTACCGTAATACTCGATTGCCTCACCCTTTTCATCTCAAATCTCATCCACAAAGGCCTGACTGACGCGCAGGTATATTCTGAAATAAAGAAAATAATAATTGCCCTGCGGAAGAAGGCCGGGCTTTCCATAATAGTCACTAACGAAGTCGGAAGCGGCATCGTCCCCGAGAACAGGCTCTCCCGCAGGTTCAGGGACCTGCAGGGGCGGGTAAACCAGATAACCGCCAAGGAGGCGGACAGGGTATGTCTATTGGTGTCAGGAATACCGTTACAGGTAAAGTAA
- the cobT gene encoding nicotinate-nucleotide--dimethylbenzimidazole phosphoribosyltransferase — protein MSIGVRNTVTGKVKIDEVVKAIGPVDAVYYAKAQARLDTLTKPKGSLGRLEEIAARVVAITGNLRPSVKNKVIFTMAGDHGICEEGVSAYPQEVTPQMVYNFLRGGAGINVLARDAGAEVIVVDMGVKGKIKADKSPNFKDKKVNHGTKNFAKVPAMTREEALKSITGGIEAFNEAYAEEKIELAGVGDMGIGNTTSSSAIVAAVTGEDIALVTGRGTGIDDTSYARKIDAIKKGLSLHKPDPKDPIDILYKVGGFEIGGIAGVILAAASKKVPVAVDGFIASCGALIAFEICPAVKDYIFFAHQSVEAGQSAILRRIGQRPLLNLDMRLGEGTGAALAMGIIEASVKILNEMATFGEAGVSEESDPINHSLGSGERSEP, from the coding sequence ATGTCTATTGGTGTCAGGAATACCGTTACAGGTAAAGTAAAGATCGATGAGGTCGTAAAGGCGATCGGGCCAGTTGATGCCGTCTATTACGCCAAGGCGCAGGCCAGGCTCGATACTTTGACGAAGCCGAAGGGAAGCCTGGGCCGGCTCGAGGAGATAGCCGCGCGCGTTGTCGCGATAACCGGGAACCTGAGGCCCTCGGTAAAGAATAAAGTGATATTCACGATGGCCGGTGACCACGGGATATGTGAGGAGGGCGTCAGCGCCTATCCGCAGGAGGTCACCCCGCAGATGGTCTACAATTTCCTGAGGGGCGGCGCCGGGATAAATGTCCTGGCCAGGGACGCCGGGGCTGAAGTCATCGTCGTAGATATGGGAGTGAAGGGGAAGATAAAAGCGGATAAATCGCCTAATTTTAAGGATAAAAAAGTAAACCACGGGACGAAGAATTTCGCCAAAGTCCCCGCGATGACAAGGGAAGAAGCCCTGAAGTCGATAACCGGCGGGATAGAAGCGTTCAATGAGGCCTATGCCGAAGAAAAGATCGAGCTCGCCGGCGTCGGGGATATGGGGATAGGGAACACCACTTCCTCGAGCGCGATAGTCGCCGCAGTCACAGGCGAAGATATCGCCCTGGTGACAGGCAGGGGGACAGGCATAGACGACACCTCTTACGCCCGTAAGATCGATGCCATAAAGAAAGGCCTGTCTTTGCATAAGCCCGACCCGAAAGACCCCATAGACATCCTTTACAAAGTGGGCGGATTCGAGATAGGCGGGATAGCGGGCGTGATATTAGCCGCCGCATCGAAGAAGGTGCCTGTCGCGGTAGACGGTTTCATTGCTTCCTGCGGCGCCCTGATAGCGTTTGAGATCTGTCCTGCCGTAAAAGATTATATCTTCTTCGCGCACCAATCTGTTGAGGCGGGGCAGTCGGCCATTTTAAGGCGCATCGGCCAGAGGCCGTTGTTGAATCTCGATATGCGTCTCGGGGAAGGGACAGGCGCGGCGCTCGCGATGGGCATAATCGAGGCGTCCGTTAAGATATTGAACGAGATGGCGACATTCGGCGAAGCGGGAGTTTCGGAGGAAAGCGACCCCATCAATCACTCTCTGGGGAGTGGTGAGCGAAGCGAACCATGA
- the cobS gene encoding adenosylcobinamide-GDP ribazoletransferase, with protein sequence MKSFLIALQFLTSIPVKVKGEIADKDLAGSMAYFPLVGLLAGALLALSYNILIPFLPHAAVCAFIMIINVIISGGLHIDGFVDTFDAIASGADRKRMLEIMKEGRPGAVGLASVVLLFIAEYSLLISLPKGAIEGALIAMAVLSRTSFVASSALYPYARDTDGLGKKFSGRLEKRNIAAAFLTAAIAFFLIFGLKTFVFIPAACCVILAFDIYFFRKFGGITGDTMGALGEIMEITALALAVALI encoded by the coding sequence ATGAAAAGTTTTCTTATTGCGCTGCAGTTCCTGACGTCTATACCCGTAAAGGTAAAAGGCGAGATAGCCGACAAAGACCTTGCCGGCTCGATGGCCTATTTCCCGCTGGTCGGGCTTTTAGCAGGCGCCCTTCTCGCGCTGTCATACAATATCCTGATCCCGTTCTTGCCGCACGCGGCCGTATGCGCTTTCATAATGATAATAAACGTCATTATATCCGGCGGGCTGCACATAGACGGTTTCGTAGATACCTTCGACGCGATAGCCAGCGGCGCCGACAGGAAGAGGATGCTGGAGATAATGAAAGAAGGCAGGCCCGGAGCGGTCGGGCTCGCCTCTGTCGTACTTTTGTTTATCGCGGAATACTCGCTTCTTATCTCGCTTCCTAAAGGGGCGATCGAGGGGGCATTGATAGCGATGGCGGTTTTAAGCAGGACATCGTTCGTCGCTTCAAGCGCGCTCTATCCTTACGCGAGAGATACGGACGGCTTGGGAAAGAAATTCTCCGGGCGCTTGGAAAAAAGGAATATCGCGGCCGCGTTTCTCACCGCGGCAATAGCCTTCTTCCTTATATTCGGGTTAAAAACGTTCGTCTTTATACCCGCGGCATGCTGCGTCATTTTGGCGTTTGACATTTATTTTTTCAGGAAATTCGGAGGGATAACAGGGGACACGATGGGCGCGCTGGGGGAGATAATGGAGATAACGGCTCTCGCGCTTGCCGTAGCATTGATATGA
- a CDS encoding cobalamin-binding protein, whose product MRKIIIVTFMLLFICRHAAAGQMRIISIAPATTEIACALGLEDNLVAVSTYCDYPPEVKSKEKIGSFSEPNIEKILILKPDIILATGLEQAQAVGKLKTLGLRVMVSDPKNFRELYDSILAIGKACGKDAEAVSLISKMKKTVSAVSAKAALVDPDKRPKVYFEIWHDPIMTAGKGSFIDEMITVAGGVNITYDAPRPFSQFSPELIVKRDPDVIILGYMVKGEGAAESLSKRFGWDKITAVRKNRVYDNIEPNILFRPGPRLADAVVQLNERFYR is encoded by the coding sequence ATGAGAAAGATCATTATCGTGACGTTTATGCTTCTTTTTATCTGCCGGCATGCCGCAGCGGGACAGATGAGGATCATATCTATCGCGCCGGCCACTACTGAGATCGCCTGCGCCCTGGGCCTGGAGGATAATCTCGTCGCGGTCTCCACTTATTGCGATTATCCGCCGGAGGTGAAGAGCAAGGAGAAGATAGGCTCTTTCAGTGAACCTAATATAGAGAAGATACTCATCCTTAAGCCTGATATCATCCTCGCCACAGGCCTGGAACAGGCGCAGGCCGTAGGGAAATTGAAAACATTAGGGCTCCGGGTAATGGTCTCAGACCCGAAGAATTTCCGGGAGTTGTATGATTCTATCCTCGCGATAGGCAAAGCGTGCGGGAAAGACGCTGAGGCGGTTTCATTGATAAGTAAAATGAAGAAGACCGTATCGGCTGTCTCGGCAAAGGCCGCCCTGGTAGATCCGGATAAACGGCCGAAGGTGTATTTCGAGATATGGCACGACCCGATCATGACCGCGGGCAAAGGGTCCTTTATAGACGAGATGATAACGGTCGCCGGCGGTGTCAATATAACTTACGACGCGCCGAGGCCGTTCTCGCAGTTCAGCCCCGAATTGATCGTCAAGCGCGACCCTGACGTGATAATACTCGGCTATATGGTAAAGGGAGAAGGTGCGGCAGAGTCTCTTTCGAAGAGGTTCGGCTGGGACAAGATAACGGCAGTAAGAAAAAACAGGGTCTATGATAATATCGAGCCGAATATCCTCTTCAGGCCCGGGCCGCGGCTTGCGGATGCCGTTGTCCAATTGAACGAAAGGTTCTACAGGTAA
- a CDS encoding iron ABC transporter permease has product MEVRQASQISRKRGHKAFIIAAAILVAVAAVSVYFGAAKVGFLSALTDMDKRILGLRAGRILLALTVGGGLSVAGVILQGLMRNPLCEPYVLGISSGAALGAVISTILLGMQHFLGLSALPVWAFLGAVAAFFIVYRISEVNGRIPIQNLLLTGVIVGAVLSSVVIFLVSFSEKEYLHSVIWWLLGNLQIFDMNLLLSVMIIVITAVILAALNSRELNAISLGEEEAAHLGVDIEKTKKRLFIIASVITGAAVSAAGMIGFVGLIVPHFVRLVIGANHRAVIPVSFVAGGAFLIFCDLIARMVMLPAEVPVGVITALCGGPFFLYLLRKRSRAR; this is encoded by the coding sequence ATGGAAGTGCGCCAGGCATCACAGATATCAAGGAAGAGGGGACATAAGGCCTTCATTATCGCGGCCGCGATATTGGTCGCGGTCGCCGCGGTCTCGGTCTATTTCGGCGCGGCAAAGGTCGGTTTTCTCTCCGCGCTTACCGATATGGACAAGCGCATACTCGGACTCAGGGCCGGAAGGATATTGCTCGCGTTGACCGTCGGCGGCGGGCTCTCGGTGGCAGGCGTTATATTGCAGGGGCTTATGCGTAATCCTTTATGCGAGCCGTATGTCCTCGGCATCTCGAGCGGCGCGGCGCTTGGCGCGGTAATCTCGACTATCTTATTAGGCATGCAGCATTTCCTGGGTTTAAGCGCCCTTCCTGTCTGGGCTTTCCTGGGAGCGGTCGCCGCGTTCTTTATTGTATACAGGATATCAGAGGTCAACGGGAGGATACCGATACAGAACCTCTTGTTGACCGGCGTCATAGTCGGGGCTGTGCTTTCGTCTGTCGTGATCTTCCTCGTATCGTTCTCGGAGAAGGAGTACCTGCACAGCGTAATATGGTGGCTTCTCGGCAACCTCCAGATATTCGATATGAACCTGCTTCTGTCGGTGATGATAATAGTCATCACGGCGGTCATCCTCGCGGCCCTTAATTCGAGGGAGCTTAACGCCATCTCCCTCGGGGAAGAGGAGGCGGCGCACCTCGGGGTCGATATCGAGAAGACGAAAAAACGATTGTTCATCATAGCGTCGGTCATCACCGGCGCAGCGGTATCCGCGGCAGGCATGATCGGTTTCGTCGGGCTGATAGTGCCCCATTTTGTCAGGTTGGTGATAGGGGCCAACCACAGGGCTGTCATACCCGTCTCGTTTGTCGCAGGCGGCGCGTTCCTTATCTTCTGCGATCTTATCGCCAGGATGGTGATGCTTCCGGCCGAGGTGCCGGTAGGCGTTATAACGGCTTTATGCGGCGGGCCGTTCTTTTTGTATTTATTGAGGAAGAGGTCGAGGGCCAGATGA